Proteins encoded in a region of the Gaiellales bacterium genome:
- a CDS encoding ABC transporter substrate-binding protein, whose protein sequence is MSAARVAATMAALCTVLAGCGGGSGSAGGSGGGTPVNGGILQAGIPGNPDHLDPALSYTNEGWEILEATNNGLLTFKKVAGGAGAQVVPDIASAMPTVGDGGTTYTFHLRSGVMFSSPVNREVKPSDFKFSIERLFRVDSGGVGFFTGIAGAEQYAKTRKGGIPGIVADDKAMTITFHLTKPDGTFDDYIATPFAFALPVGTPDKDISTIAQWRVATGPYRITDYVPHQTIAIRRNATFHSWTADTPNGHIDGIDVHIGVTPEQSVNEIADGQLDWYFESVPPDRLTALKAQYPDQVFPFTRNNTTFFVMNERKYPFTKLAVRQAVNYAIDRNALVKIYGGQGTPTENIVPPGFGGAYKPHHLYPHDLDRARKLIQQAGVEGAQVTVWGHNTEPTPAAVQYLAGVLNQIGLKATVKTFDESVYWDTIASEKGDPQIMFNDWNEDYPEAQDWIDVMLNGEHIVNVGNNDISNTNVPAYNKLIDRAKAMPLGPARNAIWAKLDELFMKNDAGWAPFMNREWPKFVSKRLHGLVFNGTYFELFPSMWLSK, encoded by the coding sequence ATGAGCGCGGCGCGAGTGGCAGCCACGATGGCGGCGCTCTGCACGGTGCTCGCAGGCTGCGGCGGGGGCAGCGGTTCCGCCGGCGGCTCGGGTGGGGGCACCCCGGTGAACGGCGGCATCCTCCAGGCGGGCATCCCGGGAAACCCGGACCACCTCGACCCGGCGCTGTCCTACACCAACGAAGGCTGGGAGATCCTCGAGGCGACGAACAACGGGCTGCTGACCTTCAAGAAGGTGGCGGGCGGGGCCGGCGCACAGGTCGTTCCGGACATCGCGAGCGCCATGCCGACGGTCGGCGACGGCGGCACCACCTACACGTTCCACCTCCGGTCAGGCGTGATGTTCTCGTCGCCCGTGAACCGCGAGGTCAAGCCGTCCGACTTCAAGTTCTCGATCGAGCGGCTGTTCCGAGTGGACTCCGGCGGCGTCGGATTCTTCACGGGGATCGCGGGCGCGGAGCAGTACGCGAAGACGCGAAAGGGCGGAATCCCCGGGATCGTCGCGGACGACAAGGCGATGACGATCACGTTCCATCTGACGAAGCCTGACGGCACCTTCGATGACTACATCGCGACGCCGTTCGCCTTCGCCCTGCCGGTGGGCACGCCCGACAAGGACATCTCCACGATCGCGCAGTGGCGCGTCGCGACGGGGCCTTACCGGATCACGGACTACGTGCCCCACCAGACGATCGCGATCCGGCGCAACGCGACGTTCCACTCGTGGACGGCCGACACGCCGAATGGCCACATCGACGGCATCGACGTGCACATCGGCGTGACGCCGGAGCAGTCGGTCAACGAGATCGCGGACGGGCAGTTGGACTGGTATTTCGAATCGGTCCCGCCGGACCGGTTGACGGCCCTGAAGGCGCAGTACCCCGACCAGGTCTTCCCCTTCACCCGAAACAACACGACCTTCTTCGTCATGAACGAGCGCAAGTACCCGTTCACGAAGCTCGCGGTGCGCCAGGCGGTCAACTATGCGATCGACCGCAACGCCCTGGTCAAGATCTACGGCGGCCAGGGCACGCCGACCGAGAACATCGTGCCCCCCGGGTTCGGCGGCGCATACAAGCCGCACCACCTGTACCCGCACGATCTCGACCGGGCGCGGAAGCTGATCCAGCAGGCGGGGGTAGAAGGAGCGCAGGTGACAGTGTGGGGCCACAACACGGAGCCGACGCCGGCCGCCGTGCAGTACCTGGCGGGCGTGCTCAACCAGATCGGGCTCAAGGCCACCGTGAAGACGTTCGACGAGTCCGTCTACTGGGACACGATCGCCAGCGAGAAGGGAGATCCCCAGATCATGTTCAACGACTGGAACGAGGACTATCCCGAGGCTCAGGACTGGATCGACGTGATGCTGAACGGCGAGCATATTGTCAATGTCGGCAACAACGACATCTCGAATACCAACGTCCCGGCGTACAACAAGCTGATCGACAGGGCGAAGGCGATGCCGCTCGGCCCGGCCCGCAACGCCATCTGGGCGAAGCTCGACGAGCTGTTCATGAAGAACGACGCCGGCTGGGCGCCGTTCATGAACCGCGAATGGCCCAAGTTCGTGTCCAA